The Aspergillus nidulans FGSC A4 chromosome VII nucleotide sequence AGAACGGCAACGTGTGGCGGAGTATACAGCTTCCGACCTTGCTGGTATCAAGGTCGGGCATGAGATTGACGATTTcgggggaggagaggagcaTGTTCTCACTCTCAAAGACACAACTATCgatgaaaatgaagaagaaggcgatgaacTGGAAAATATCGGTCTTCGAGATaaggagaaggctgctgagagGTTAGAGCTGAAGAAACGAAAACCCGTATATGATCCGACAGAGGAGAATACTGGAATACTAGCTCAATACGACGAAGAGATTGACGGCAAGAAACGGAAACGTTTTACACTGGACGCCAAGGGATCTACGGTGGAGGAACAAGAGGCGCGGCAACAGGAAGTTTCTGAGAAGCTCAAAAAGAACGTTATCAGCCTCGACTTTGAAGCTGAAACTCCTGCCTCTGACTACATGGACGTGAGCGAGATCAAGGTAAAAAAGCCTAGAaaaaagaaggcgaagactACCAAAAAGAGGTCTGCTCTTGACAATGATGAGATTTCTCTACCTACAGAAAATGTCGATACGTCGAACGACGCATCGATGGAGGTTGACGCCGTCAACGGCGCGCCGGCGCCGGCGCCAGCCCCTCGCAAGACCCTAGATGAGAACATTTCAtttgtggatgatgatgatttgcaAGCTCTTTTGACCCGACAAAGGCGGGCTGCGCTTAAGAAGCGGCAGAAATCGCGACCAGAAGATATTGCAAGACAGCTCAGAGAGGAGGGATCTCAGACTCCAATGGATACCGAGACaccggaagaagagcctGGTTTGATAATCGACGAGACTTCCGAATTTGTTTCAAACCTACAGAAGCCCGTTTTGCCAGAGCCTCGACGTCGGACGACCTCGCCGAGTGTGGGCCCCCGCGCCAAAACTGAGGAACTAGACGATGAAAAGCCTCAGATTGAAGGAGATATTGATATGAATAGATCTTACAACGACatcgaggatgaggaagatcttAAAGAGCGTATCAAGCGCGAAGAATCACAACCCACAGCGCCCATTACTGGCACCggtttggaggaggaaacTACGTTGTCACAAGGTCTCGGTGCTACGTTGGGCATGCTGAAGAAACGTGGTCTAGTGAAATCAACAGACGCTGCGGACTCCAACGCGCTCCTTCGCGATCGCAACCGTTTCATCGCGGAGAAGACTCGGCTCGAAACCGAAGCGGAACGGCGTGCTCGCCAACAGCGTGAGCGGGACCGCGCATCAGGAAAACTCGACCGCATGTCCGCACGCGAACGAGAAGAGTACGCGCGGCGTGAGAACACTAAGCGTGACCAGGAGGAAGCCCGGCAATTGGCAGCGAAGTTCAATGAACAGTACAAGCCCGATGTTCAGCTGAAGTACATTGATGAGTTTGGTCGCCAGATGAACCAGAAGGAGGCCTTCAAGCACCTGAGTCATCAGTTCCATGGAAAGGGAAGCGGCAAGATGAAGACCGAGAAGAGGTTGAAAAAGatcgaagaggagaagaagcgcgaggCTATGAGTGCGCTTGACAGCAGTCAACATACTGGTATGAACAACGCCGTTGGGGCAACTGCACGGCAGAAGGGTCAAGCTGGAGTTCGTTTGGGCTAAGTCCTTCACGAGTACAAGTGCTTCTATTACTGTGTGGTTGGGCAATAGCATACTCAATGCTATATTCGACCGATGATTGAGAACAGAGTCTTTATCCGCACGAGCTAATCCTTGCCGCTCACCATCTGAtatttgagctggagcctaGACCGTATTCACTACGGGCAGTTCCGGAGCCGCATTCGGTCCGCATGACCCTCTGATAATACGTTTCGGAAGTCCAGCTTCCCTCCCGAGTCTTGATATTCATATTTAGCCTTGGTGTGGGGTAATTTAACCGATCAATAGCAAAGCGCTCAGAAAGCCCTTACGGCCTTACGGTGTATCCACTGTTAGATACCCAGGCAACGAAGGGCCATCAGCAATAATGCTATGAATATCTATCCGTCCACCGCaataaaaataatatatatatatatatatatgtaaaAAGAACTAGCGGTAGTACATAATAATACATAGTAAAACGAAATTTTTGCTTGTTCTTCAACAAGTCGCACCGTAGTAAAACCCCTATTCGATTCTAGCTCTGGTCTAATGAGAGCCCAGCGCGTAGCCCTAGATCTGGGGCCTGGAAGCGGTTCTAATAGTATTCCTCTTCGTATGGTCTTCCTCCCTTTACTTATACTGGACACGCAAGAACCCCAAAATCCGCGCCTAGTAGATGCGAATTGTTTTCCCTTTGTTTCATCCTGCTCGTTTTCAGATTCCAACGTTTCCATCTAGTCAACGGGGGCGGCTGTTCACTGCCAGAAACGCAGGGAGCGAAGATGACAAGCGTGGACTTATCATTTTGGCTCACCTGCCACTGATATTAGATTCCTTGGATGGATGTAGAAACGACGGGTGGATCGGTTGTGATCGAGAAGCTTAGCTCCTTTTCGTCAGTACCCCATGGGATGGACGGTAGCTGATTTCGCTGAACTCATTGATGCATGCGGTGTTTCGCATATAGAAGATTGTCGCTCATCAAAGCCATTGGTGTAAACTCGAAACTTTGATATAAACTAATGAGATGGCAAGCTAGCCGACAGCCTCGGGACATCTCAATAGATGGATAGCCGGTTTCAAAACGGATCTGAATTTAGAGTTAGTATGGGACTTCGATTTCTGTTATGGCGGCCAAGAGGGCTTTTAAAGGTGAAACAATCAGTATAGCCCATGAGCCACGACGTAGGCCGTCTGAATACCTCCAAGAGCGAAAAGATACGGTGAGAATAGGACATGGACTTGTTACCCCTCAGCGTCAGCGCGTGTTTACCCCAAATCCTCTCCGAATTCCGTGAGGGGAAATTGTCGAGAAAGTTCACCGAGAGCGGCCCACAATGGCGCGACCTCGACCGCAGAGAGGCAGCCTTCAAAGTTCAGCGCCGGCCAGAGCGCCGTGCTCAGAGTCAGTCTGGAGATACTCACGCGGAGATGTGGAGTTATCAGTAGATCATGTATTTTAATACAATGAAGTGACTGAAGCAATTGTAGTCATAATATTGAGTATCTAGGTTCAATTGACAATTGTAAGAACAATAGCTGATCCAGATCGGGACTGGACCAGCGATCGGATGAGTGTTGGCTTTTACCCGTGATCGGCCCATCGCTCTCACATGAGTCAAAGAAAACATTCACACAAACATCACGCAGCATCTCCGACTCGGCCACCCtagctggctgctgctgttgctatTTATCGCTCCCTTGCTGACCGATCATCCTCCTAGCACATCTATTTTTTCTCTGTCCCTTTACTTTCGGTCTCCTTTTCTGCCGCAGAttttcttttcatttctcCATTAATAGCCAATTTTCTTCACTATGCTTTCTACTCTAAAAGTCGCCAGCCGCCAGGCTGCCTCGCGCAATGCTAGCGTGCGCTCCGTGTTTGCCGGTGCCAGATGTGCTTCCACCTGGTCCAATGTTCCCCAGGGTCCTCCTGTAAGGCTTTGACGCATCGAGATTCATCAAAACGatgcatttttttttctgacATTGCGGCTCGTTTAGGACGCTATCCTTGGTATCACCGAGGCCTACAAGGCCGACAGTTTCAAGGAAAAGATCAACCTGGGTGTTGGTGCCTACCGTAAGGAACCCCAATCGAGCTCTAAAACGTTCTTTTTGTCAGATCTTCGGCTTGTCTTGATAGCCGTGTCTGCCAACCTGCAATTATAAACAGTCGCTGATCTATGCTCTTTTACACCAGGTGACGACCAGGGTAAGCCCTACGTTCTGCCCTCCGTCCGCGCCGCCGAGGACAAGGTTGTTGCATCGCGTTTCGATAAGGAATATGCTGGAATCACCGGTATCCCCTCGTTCACCAAGGCTGCCGCGCAGCTGGCCTACGGAGCGGACTCTCCCGTTTTGAAGGAGGACCGTCTCGTGATCACCCAGTCCATCTCTGGTACCGGTGCTCTGAGGATCGGCGGCGCTTTCCTTCAGCGTTTCTATCCCGGCGCAAAGAAGATCTATCTCCCTACTCCCAGCTGGGCCAACCACAACGCTGTCTTCAAGGACTCGGGCTTGGAGGTTGAGAAGTACCGCTACTACAACAAGGACACCATCGGCCTCGACTTTGAGGGTCTCGTCGAGGACCTCAAGGCTGCTCCCAACAACAgcatcatccttctccaTGCTTGCGCTCACAACCCCACCGGTGTCGACCCTACCCAGGACCAGTGGCGCCAGATTAGCAACGtaatgaaggagaagggccaCTTTGCCTTCTTCGACATGGCTTACCAGGGCTTCGCCAGTGGAAACGCCGATACCGACGCCTTTGCGCCTCGACACTTCGTTGAGCAGGGCCACAACATCGCTCTGTGCCAAAGTTTCGCCAAGAACATGGTAGGCTCAGTTATCTGGTTGCCTCAAGGCATGCGCGTTAACTCAATTTGCAGGGACTCTACGGTGAGCGTGTCGGTGCTTTCTCTCTCGTCTGCGAATCcgccgaggagaagaagcgtgTCGACTCTCAGATCAAGATCCTCATTCGTCCCTTCTACTCCAACCCTCCCGTGCACGGTGCTCGTGTCGCCTCGACTATCATGAATGACCCTGCGCTTAACAAGCAATGGCTCGGCGAGGTTAAGGGCATGGCTGACCGCATCATTGAGATGCGTGCTCTTCTCaagaagaacctggaagagcttggcAGCAAGCACGACTGGACGCACATCACCAGCCAGGTACGTAGTTCTGTGGAATCAAAGAAGCGCATCAATACTAACATTCACAGATCGGCATGTTTGCTTACACTGGTCTCAAGCCCGAGCAGATGGAGGCTCTTGCCAAGGAGGTACGCACCACGTCTTAACCACAATGTCTCATCTGTCTCTAACGCATAATAGCACTCCGTCTACGCCACCAAGGACGGCCGTATCTCAGTGGCTGGTATCACTACGGGCAACGTCAAGCGCCTTGCCGAATCCATCTACAAGGTGACTGGTTAAATCAGCAGGGGGATGTATAGAGGTAGAGGGCTAGATCGATATATTCTTGCACTGCCTAAAGGAGGGACATGTACTGATATCCGTTTTGTTCTATTAGCATATTAGGGGCATGTTTAAAATTTCACTTGGATGACCGTTTACACCTTTTTTTCTGACCTCTGTGCCTTTTGTCATAGCCATCGCCATGCTGTTATTGCGTCGGGCCATTGCAGTAACAAGGAATCGTTTCATAAAGCACCTGGGTCTTCAGGTAGCAGTCCAGGAAGCCTCTTATGACCCTACATAACTCGTGTGGCGGACTACTTTGATATACTTTGAATAGCCTATGGCCACCCAGACCCATTGACAACCCGACCGCAAGTCCCAGTACCTAATAATAGCCTGAACCATCACTAAAAGCACGTTTACCTACTCTGTATTTTACTCATTACCAAGCGCCTATGTTGTCTTCAAAAGCACAACATAGTCACGAAGGTACGTGCGTACCTTACAACGGGCTGCAGTGCATGCGCGAATGCATACAGAAGATACAAATTCAAGCAGCTAACCGAAGCCCATGAATAAATGGCCAGGTCAGCGAGGCCCGAAACGTCACCGTAGGCAGGACATCAAGATTACCATGAGGCGGAAGGGCCCATCCGTTTGGCTGGCACGAGCACGTTAACCTCATATAGGAGACGGGGCCGATGCCAAGGTGTAGATCTTGTTTTCCGTACGGGGCGCGAATCGGAGCCCCAGCTTGGGATGGTATAGCACTGCTTTCACTTCCAGACCGCACATTGCACCATAGGACCGTTTGACTCGCACGTCTCTGTCGTGTCCTACCTAAAACTGTTGGTTTTGAAAGAGTCGAGCCGAGTCGAGTCGAGCCAAGGCGACCGAGCACCGGCGGGACATGGGCGTGGGCACGTTTTGGAGCGTCGAGTAGGTAACGCCGAATAGGCGACCAAAACTGGTTTCACGGCATGCTCACGCCTGCAGGAGATTTACAGAGTATCGCTTGAGTGATTGGGGACCTGGCCTGTTGGCCAGTTAAGAGCAGTGAAGCAAGGCACCTGCATTTGGGTAGTTCAGGTTACCTTAATAGGTACTGTAAAGTATTAGCCTTGAAGAACCCTGGAATACGGTAATGTGTTGGCATGTTGTTAGTAGCGACCTAACGTTACATCAAGGAAATAATACTTACCACGCTGTTGGGGATGAGTATCCTGTAGGATGCATGGTTATTACCATAAGGCAGTCAATGATGTGCTGTACGCCGCAGGATCGTCAGCTATCAATGGGGCTGAACACCCTCACAATGATCGAGTACTGCTTGGGTTGTGGCCCACGGTCTGGGGCTGAAGGCCGCGTATTGAGACTGGGTTAGACTGATGAGCGGCTAATTCATCCAGAAAAGGGAGAGTCACTGCTAAGAATAGCCCTTAATTACCTAGGTGGCTGCGAAGTACACCTGCAGTTGTACAGGGATCTGAATAAGGCTTAGACGGACGCTGTGAGACATCGGTGGCATTGCATCCGGATTCATGACCTGAGGTCTTAAGGTGGCAGGGAGCTACTATAGATTTTATCTACAGTAGTCTGGCTAAGGGATTTTGCCCATAGGATTGTTGCTGTTTGCAGCAATAATGCCATTCTGCAGTACGGAGGTATAGTAAGCGCAAAGGAGCCAGTGCACGTGAAGCATGTCATAGCTCAGCTAAAAGCGAAGCCGCTAGATCGGGCACCCGAAGAAGAATACCGCGCGAAAGCCGGCTCTGACCTGCATCGCTGCGGGATGTCTCCTCTCTCAATGCACTAAAGCGTAGCGGTTGATTCACTGTTCTCATCTCCATCAGCTCTTTGGAGAATTGACGACTCGTACTCCAAGGTCGACGCACAGGATAGATCATTGTGCGTCCGCAAGTGCACAGTGCGCAGTCCCTAGTCATCCACCCAACTTAGACTACCTTCGGGCCCCTTGTTGGAACGGGCTTTCTGCCTTGACGTTACAAGACATTCGTGTATGATGAGTGATCAGCGTGGAAGACTGGGCGACGTCTATCGCTGTCTCTGACTGAGATCCCTTCAGTGCACTTTCGACATGACCGGATCGATCGCAGGGAGGTCCTACTCCCAATCCAATTGGTAGTCCGTCACCTCTCCCAGTCACCCAAAAGCCAATTATTCGCTGTGCGGAGTCTGGTTTTGTCTGCGTTATTGCTTTTTGCACTCTTGCTTTCGCTCTCGCTCCTTTTCTCCACTTCCAGTTCCAGTCGGGTGCACCCGTTCACTTAGCGTGCCGGCCGTAATTGACGCTCGTAACGTGACAGCTTAACTTCTTGTAGGAATGAGGAGGGGGAAACAATCCTGTCCAATCaattttccttttccttcgaGTCGACCGCGCGATTTTGGTCTGAATAACCAGATTTTCGTGCAAAGTCGTTTCGGGCGTTGCTGAGTCTGAGCAATCTACTGGAGATCTCGGTCTGAGACGACCGGTCCTGACGATCATCGCCCCTGCGCAATGTTCAGCAACGTCAATAACCAGTTCCGCCGACACGGACACCCAAATGAAATAAGGAGCCAGCACGGAGACCCGGCTTACTGGTGGCAAAAGGCAGGGTGTTAGAGTGGGTTTCGCTGTCAGATCGATACCATCGTATATTCTAAGACAGCATTTGGAACTCTTGGACTCGGGCCATTAACCTGCTAATGCCACGGTGACCCTGGCTGCTTTATCCTTGGCCCCCGACGGCTCGGTTCTATACCGCACTGTAACTCGCAAAGTTGATGAGGGGGATGCTACTACGTCTTGAGCCTTCAGGTGTTTAGAAGCTGTGTAGAAGGTGATGTTTGCAATGTCAATCGGCCAGCGGGTGATCTACTGTCGATGAGCGATCCGCGACGATTGTGGTTATGTATTTCGGTATTATACCCGACATTCTCGGTGTCGAACGGCTGTCTGTCTGAAGTCTGCATGGTTCGCATTAGTCCTTCGCCAGCTTGGATTCTCGCGTTGGTTTCTCCCAAGTAAGTTCGTTCGCGTTTGTTCGGACTGGAGACTTACAGTATATACTCCGTCATACTCAGGGCCGTTGCAACAACACAATCTGTGTCTTGACAGCTCGTACCGAGTCCATAGATAATCCAGCATCTACTCTTGGTACATATATTCATAGCCACTGTTCCCATCATGGAGTAATATCGTCAAGCCGTGGCTGAGCATGTCATAGCTTCATGACCGGGTGCGTCTAGCGCGGGGATTGCTTGGGAAAACACTTGCTCCTAAGGACCACGCATTCTCATTAACTACCACGCACATCAACTTTCATAACATACCAGTCCACAGAGTACTAGGCGTACAGAGCACAAAGATAACGACCGGAAATTAGAACAGATGCTGTGCTTCTGTGACTCCAGTGCATACAAGGGCTCCATCAACAAACGGTATCCAATTTCCTGAAGGCTGTTCGTAGGCTCCTCGGGCGTAACTTCGGATACGAAGCCGTTATCGACTGCCAAGTTCTTCAGGCACATGGTGTCCAATCTTGCTTCCCCATTCTCCGGCTTACTCACTGGCATTTGATACAATCAATGGGAAAAACCAGGTCGGCTTCGATCACATTTAGTCTTCTCAGGATAAAAACACCGTGTTGGTGGACTGGCTCAGAGGGCTGCTTTGAAGTACAATACTGTCCATTCATCGATCGCCGTGACATTTTGTGGTTCACACTTAAGTTTCCGGGCAGTGGAGCCTTGAGTGGCACAGGTTGGGGGTTGTTACAGTTGTTACTCGTTACATACAACTCTTACaggggctggggctggccGGGGGCCTGGCCAAGAGACCACCTGACTGACAGATCACGCTCAAACACTCAGATCTTGATACTATGAAAGCCAATTTGGACAATGGCAGTCAATAGACGCTCAAGACAGAAAGACCAGAAAATGGAGGTCATTCATGATCTGTATTTGAAATTTCCATCGTTCCTGAGGGCTAGGCCTCAGGATGACAGAGCTCATTGTTGGCATGCGGGTCAACCATGACTGACATGACTGACATGATTTCTAAGACCCCGGGACCCGTGGATAGTCTTCAAGGTTCTTAGGTTGCCCTACGCGATTAGTGCTACCAGCATGACTTAAGAGGTCACGACTGAGTCGACTGACCCCATTAAACGCGCCGTTTCTCAGACTAGTGGCTGTACTATCATCCCCCTTCCTAATATTATTCGTCTTGCCTCTGCAATCTCCCGAAAAATCCAGTAGATTAAAGAGACCAGAATTGTTGATTGAGACGGTCAGAGCGACCAGACGGTATCCAATGGGCAAATATTTCTTTCAAAAAATGTTTTAGGGTGGAAAGTTGAATGCAAGAGACAGCCATCTTCGGAGGCTGCAGGCTGGCGAAAGAGGTAAAGCAACGAGACCATAAATTAATCAAAATGGGTACGGACTACTGGAGCCCTTTCACGATTATTATTGGTAATACCTGTCGGAGTATCAAAAACCCTCAGAGATAATTTATCTTTATTATTTCCCTTTTATAGCCTTCTCTGGTACAAACGACGACAATAATACAGCCCGGAAACCAGAATACCGCTGCTCCCCACCCGCCTTGTCTGGTCAGCTCCGCCTTACGCTTCCCAGGCCTGGTTTCTTCGgcatcatctcatctcatctcgCCCTCTCCCCTTCctactctcctcttctctcctctcaccttccttctcctcttctacCCTAGCTCCAAGACGATTCTGCCATGGGTCTGGCTGTGTTCATACCCTGGTCTGCCCTTTCGCACGCAAACCTTCCCTGAGCCTCTCGACGGTTCGTTGCTTGATTCATGGCGTATCCTTGTCTCGATTCTCCCACTCGTATACTCCGCCGATGACCTGCAGCTTTCAACTGCTCTCCGTCCCTGTCCCGGACCTCGAATCCAGCCTTGCCTGTACCAGTCTCCGTTTGCCGGCCCGACCGTCCTTCTCTACATACCGCACTCGTTGGTACCGGCCTGATGTCCACCCTACAAATTCCCGAGGGGGGCTTGTCTCTGCTAAGAGACGGCCCCGGAGACGATACCGGAGCCAAACCTGCTCAGATAATGCGTTTGAATCTCGCCCAGAGTACCCTTGACGAGCTGATCGAGAGTCTCCGTGCCGACCAACCAGCCCGAATCCGCCTCGGAAAGCACCAAACCCTCTACTACGGCTCAAACAAGTCACAACATTTCCATTCCACGCCCGAGTCCCACCAGTCTGAGATATACACAAAAGACACCACAGGGAATGGGACGTTATACTTCACTGGTGTTCTAAGTCACAGCTTAGAGGTCCAAAAAGCCCAAGAGGCAACCGCGGCTACCGACCAAGCTCTGGCCAACCTCGAGCAAAGCTTGAGTGCTTTTGAAAGAGGGAAAGAATCTAAGAAGACCCATATGATCACCGATATTTCTGAAGTGAAAGCTCTGCGCGCGGGTGACAGCCGATCAAGCAAGCTCCTTGCCCGTATGCCCTCAAGTaaggtggagctggagaaggataGATTGCTGAAGACCAAGTCAAACGCCAACCGCTCAGTATCTTCAAGCCCTGCTCTAGGCGTTGCCCGGTCACCTGTCTCGATCCCTCCTCTCACTCCCACCTCAGCTCCACTGTCTCAGAACAAagaccgcctccgcctcgAAGCTCTCAAGATCCCTTTCATTCACCTCTTAGCGATTCGTGCTGTCTCAACTAAGTTTCTCGCCCGCCAGACCCGCTCCTCCATCGAAGATTGTGCAACCTTGGCTCAAAAGTACGGAATTGAGAACCGAATCGACCCGGAGAAATTCGATCTTCGAGATAAAGTCTACAGGGAATTGGACGTGTGGAAATTTCCTTACCCGTCTCAGGAAGACAGGCAGGAAGCGATAGAAAATGCTATCTCAGCCTTTGATCGCATGAGGATTTCCCGCTCCGATAAACTATGGCAGAGCTTACTCCCTAAGGAAGAGCGTGGGAAAGGCAAGTGTCTGTCGCGGCTGGACTTGCGGACAGGCCCTATAAAGAAAGCTTTGACTCCTAGGATACAAATTTCCGACGAGACTggcaaggagggagagaCAACAATTCAGGAGGCCGACAAATCTGCTGCACGCGGTTCGGGCTCAAGCAAGACTGGCGAGTCTAGCGCCGCTTCAAAGTCTGGTATAAATACGCAGAAGAATGCTAAAAGGCAGCCTACAAAGGGCAAAACGACAGCCAATAGCACATTGACTGGTCGTGTCACCAAAAAGTCAGACAAAAAACCGCCGTCGAAAGTGGAGAGCAAATTCAAGTCTGCGGAATATGTACACGACTCAGACGAAGACGACACTGAGCTACCAGACGTTTCTTCGTCAGAGAAATCTCAACCCCAGCGGACACAGCCGAAACCGAAGCCCAAGCCGCTTATAAAATCCACTGAATCGAAAGCTTCCCGAGAACCTTCCCATGTACCAACTCCCAGAGTTGATCAGAGTGACGCTCCGGCACCCAAACCAGACCTTCCTTCTCACAACAAACCTACCGCAACCAAAAGACCTCCGTCATCTTTACCGCCAAGCCAGAAGTCCATCAACAAAACATCCCCCCCTGCACCATCACCTCCCGCTAAATCCTCTGATCCACAAAGCCGGAGCCGATCATCCAGCCAAAATAATACttcaagctcatcatcttcgccgcTGATAAGTCAGATGTCAAGACCGCGTATAACAGCAGAACGACCTGTCACAAAACTGTCAGCTAAACCAAATGGAGTGGCGAGGACACCCGAGTCGACAAACTCTTTGAAGCGCAAGGCTGACTTAGAGCGGCCCTCAATCCACAGTGCTAGCCGCCTGCATAGTGATCTGGATCACAAACGGCGGCGGGCAGTGAGCGCTTCGAGCGGCAGCACCGGGAGCGCATCGCCCCCACTCAGTCGCGAGTTGCTTCTGCGACAATTGCGGGAAAAGTCACAAAAGTTTAAACAATTTTATGCCAAGTATCGTGCACTGCACGACGCAATGGCAGCCCACCCTGACCCGCCGCGGGCAGAACTAGAGAAGCTACAGAAACAGCATGTTCGCCTCCAacggatgaagaaggaaattTGGGATGAAGATAGGCGACTCCGCGACGGACTTTAAATGATTTCGACAGCGCATGGCCCTTGTATATGACATGAATACATTGTTCTCTTTGGCGTTTACCAGACATGTTTCGTACAGCACagttctgttgctgatgcttTTTGATCGCATTCTGttttctgcatcatctccTGCGTCTCATTCTTAGCGCGAGGCATAATTCCCCGAAGCTGGAGGCGGGTTGCATGACCTCCGAGCTGCATTTGatggttttttttttttttttttttttttggcatACTCGCATCTTGCTAATCACAGTCGTGTCAACAACTATACCTAGCAGAACACGGCTTAGATTGCGAAATATAGATTATAGGCAAGGAGCTTTGGACTGTCTGCAAGGAGTCTGAACCAAAATTAATAGAGTTCATAACTAGAAACAAGGTCACTCAATCCTCTTCTACGCTTGTACCCGCATGATGCTATTTGCAACTGCTCCTAGCTCTTATGATCCAATCGATTCCTCTTACCCCTCCAGAGCTAGAAATTGGGGTTAATTCCTGCCATATCGTCTCCACCTAATGAGTGACTGCTTGGGTGGTTCGAGCAGAGAGATTGGACATTCTCAATGACGATAGACATTGCAATCTGATAACTCACGTAGAACAAACAATGAGATCTACCGCTTCTTCTACGGATCTCTCGATCAGTGATTATGTATATGAAATACCACACTAGCCAACCCTGAACCATCTCTCTCAAAGAGTGAAGGTTAGTGTAGACGACAGCCACTAAACCCAATCTGGGCATCACCCCCACTCACACGTGGCTGGCCGACGCCGGTCCTGTTTCAGTACCCGTAATTCTGACTGTGTAACTCCACGTATCAGTTCAACAGCGGCAGAAATAGTCCGCTCACGTCATGATGTCCTGCCATGGCCTACCGCTTTGAGCTGCTTTCTTCCGAAAGGCGGTGAGGGCTTGGGGAGCTTGGGAAGGCGATTAATGAACTTCATTATTTCCTCGGCAT carries:
- a CDS encoding uncharacterized protein (transcript_id=CADANIAT00008660) translates to MGLVSSASSHLISPSPLPTLLFSPLTFLLLFYPSSKTILPWVWLCSYPGLPFRTQTFPEPLDAFNCSPSLSRTSNPALPVPVSVCRPDRPSLHTALVGTGLMSTLQIPEGGLSLLRDGPGDDTGAKPAQIMRLNLAQSTLDELIESLRADQPARIRLGKHQTLYYGSNKSQHFHSTPESHQSEIYTKDTTGNGTLYFTGVLSHSLEVQKAQEATAATDQALANLEQSLSAFERGKESKKTHMITDISEVKALRAGDSRSSKLLARMPSSKVELEKDRLLKTKSNANRSVSSSPALGVARSPVSIPPLTPTSAPLSQNKDRLRLEALKIPFIHLLAIRAVSTKFLARQTRSSIEDCATLAQKYGIENRIDPEKFDLRDKVYRELDVWKFPYPSQEDRQEAIENAISAFDRMRISRSDKLWQSLLPKEERGKGKCLSRLDLRTGPIKKALTPRIQISDETGKEGETTIQEADKSAARGSGSSKTGESSAASKSGINTQKNAKRQPTKGKTTANSTLTGRVTKKSDKKPPSKVESKFKSAEYVHDSDEDDTELPDVSSSEKSQPQRTQPKPKPKPLIKSTESKASREPSHVPTPRVDQSDAPAPKPDLPSHNKPTATKRPPSSLPPSQKSINKTSPPAPSPPAKSSDPQSRSRSSSQNNTSSSSSSPLISQMSRPRITAERPVTKLSAKPNGVARTPESTNSLKRKADLERPSIHSASRLHSDLDHKRRRAVSASSGSTGSASPPLSRELLLRQLREKSQKFKQFYAKYRALHDAMAAHPDPPRAELEKLQKQHVRLQRMKKEIWDEDRRLRDGL
- a CDS encoding putative aspartate aminotransferase (transcript_id=CADANIAT00008658), whose amino-acid sequence is MLSTLKVASRQAASRNASVRSVFAGARCASTWSNVPQGPPDAILGITEAYKADSFKEKINLGVGAYRDDQGKPYVLPSVRAAEDKVVASRFDKEYAGITGIPSFTKAAAQLAYGADSPVLKEDRLVITQSISGTGALRIGGAFLQRFYPGAKKIYLPTPSWANHNAVFKDSGLEVEKYRYYNKDTIGLDFEGLVEDLKAAPNNSIILLHACAHNPTGVDPTQDQWRQISNVMKEKGHFAFFDMAYQGFASGNADTDAFAPRHFVEQGHNIALCQSFAKNMGLYGERVGAFSLVCESAEEKKRVDSQIKILIRPFYSNPPVHGARVASTIMNDPALNKQWLGEVKGMADRIIEMRALLKKNLEELGSKHDWTHITSQIGMFAYTGLKPEQMEALAKEHSVYATKDGRISVAGITTGNVKRLAESIYKVTG
- a CDS encoding U4/U6-U5 snRNP complex subunit SNU66 (transcript_id=CADANIAT00008657); its protein translation is MADAISIEQNNKIRAALGLKPLPVPGADATSPSFKESNDSPDEEPASTIETREAAAAENWKKLQDEANAKKKREERNAAIKRARELAQRNAKLEGKTLGESVDADMDTKTWLLQAKKKQKKIERERARKLAEELEERQRVAEYTASDLAGIKVGHEIDDFGGGEEHVLTLKDTTIDENEEEGDELENIGLRDKEKAAERLELKKRKPVYDPTEENTGILAQYDEEIDGKKRKRFTLDAKGSTVEEQEARQQEVSEKLKKNVISLDFEAETPASDYMDVSEIKVKKPRKKKAKTTKKRSALDNDEISLPTENVDTSNDASMEVDAVNGAPAPAPAPRKTLDENISFVDDDDLQALLTRQRRAALKKRQKSRPEDIARQLREEGSQTPMDTETPEEEPGLIIDETSEFVSNLQKPVLPEPRRRTTSPSVGPRAKTEELDDEKPQIEGDIDMNRSYNDIEDEEDLKERIKREESQPTAPITGTGLEEETTLSQGLGATLGMLKKRGLVKSTDAADSNALLRDRNRFIAEKTRLETEAERRARQQRERDRASGKLDRMSAREREEYARRENTKRDQEEARQLAAKFNEQYKPDVQLKYIDEFGRQMNQKEAFKHLSHQFHGKGSGKMKTEKRLKKIEEEKKREAMSALDSSQHTGMNNAVGATARQKGQAGVRLG
- a CDS encoding uncharacterized protein (transcript_id=CADANIAT00008659), with product MCLKNLAVDNGFVSEVTPEEPTNSLQEIGYRLLMEPFTLWTDCVVATALSMTEYILGDDRQDRSSQTEISSRLLRLSNARNDFARKSGYSDQNRAVDSKEKEN